One Rubripirellula amarantea DNA segment encodes these proteins:
- a CDS encoding cyclase family protein, with protein sequence MTNAKSHAEKRGLLIGAGYFSDFHLDAWKRINGATIVCICDLDEAKAKQAAEKYGIADICTDVSAALQRTDIDFVDLATGPAARLPIVERVLDRGLPMICQKPVAENFAEAKKILDVAEKSGVPFMVHENFRFQPWHREIKRLLDSGVIGHQLHSIHMRTRMGDGWGDDAYLGRQPYFRSMPRLLVHETGVHFVDTFRFLAGEIAQCDAELQQFNPVIAGEDAAVLHFRFANGGKATWDASRYHESLADEPRYTFGEMTVESDKGSLWLDVAGKITVKPLGESAYVHDYKHSKIGFAGDCVRLCQEHFLEVINGNAVCETRPAEYTKTLQVVEAAYESARLGQTVSLTNPTRNSEHSQRRVVDLSLVVSNDMSGVEITTAKRLEVEGWNATTLSLYSHAGTHMDAPRHFLTDGNTLDQQTLAVCCGSARVVNLAGTQPRHAISVDDVTQALADVYPGDRLLFRTDWHEQFGTPEYRDALPRISIELAHWLVEKQVAMIGVEPPSVADVNNREELTEVHQVLFRGGVLIVEGLANLNELTQPVVEFIALPLRILGGDGCPVRAIAIEYSPSRFANSHEVKS encoded by the coding sequence ATGACGAACGCAAAAAGCCACGCAGAAAAACGCGGTTTGCTGATCGGCGCAGGCTACTTCAGTGATTTTCACCTGGACGCTTGGAAGCGGATCAATGGTGCGACGATTGTTTGCATCTGTGACCTAGACGAGGCCAAAGCAAAGCAGGCTGCCGAGAAATACGGCATCGCAGATATATGCACTGATGTTAGCGCCGCGCTGCAACGAACCGACATCGACTTCGTTGATCTCGCGACTGGACCTGCCGCGAGGCTTCCCATCGTCGAACGGGTGCTCGATCGCGGACTTCCGATGATCTGCCAAAAACCCGTGGCAGAAAACTTTGCCGAGGCGAAAAAAATTCTTGACGTTGCCGAAAAGAGCGGCGTCCCCTTCATGGTTCACGAGAATTTTCGATTTCAACCGTGGCATCGTGAGATCAAGCGATTGCTTGATAGCGGAGTGATCGGTCACCAACTTCATTCGATCCATATGCGAACGCGGATGGGGGACGGTTGGGGCGACGATGCCTACCTTGGCCGTCAACCGTACTTTCGCAGCATGCCGCGCTTGTTGGTTCATGAAACGGGCGTGCATTTCGTCGACACGTTTCGGTTTCTCGCCGGTGAGATTGCTCAGTGCGATGCCGAACTGCAGCAATTCAATCCGGTTATCGCGGGTGAAGACGCCGCCGTTTTGCATTTTCGTTTTGCCAATGGCGGGAAAGCGACTTGGGATGCCAGTCGCTATCACGAATCGCTTGCCGACGAACCTCGCTACACGTTTGGCGAAATGACCGTCGAAAGCGATAAAGGAAGTTTGTGGTTGGACGTCGCAGGTAAAATCACGGTCAAACCATTGGGCGAATCCGCTTACGTTCACGATTACAAGCACTCGAAGATTGGATTTGCAGGTGACTGTGTGCGGTTGTGCCAGGAACACTTCTTGGAAGTCATCAATGGGAATGCGGTCTGCGAGACGCGACCGGCTGAGTACACCAAAACGTTGCAAGTCGTCGAAGCTGCTTACGAATCGGCTCGGCTTGGTCAGACCGTTTCGTTGACTAATCCGACCCGCAATTCCGAGCATTCACAGCGCCGAGTTGTTGATCTGAGTCTGGTGGTTTCAAACGACATGAGCGGCGTGGAGATCACAACCGCGAAGCGACTTGAAGTCGAAGGTTGGAACGCGACAACGCTTTCGCTGTATTCCCACGCGGGCACTCACATGGACGCCCCGCGGCATTTCCTAACGGATGGCAACACGCTTGATCAACAAACGTTGGCGGTGTGCTGTGGTTCGGCTCGAGTGGTAAACCTAGCCGGCACGCAACCGCGACACGCGATTTCGGTCGATGACGTTACCCAGGCTCTTGCGGACGTTTACCCAGGAGACCGCTTATTGTTTCGGACCGATTGGCACGAACAGTTTGGAACACCAGAGTATCGAGACGCACTACCACGAATTTCGATCGAGCTCGCTCATTGGTTGGTTGAAAAACAAGTTGCCATGATCGGCGTAGAGCCACCCTCGGTTGCCGACGTGAACAATCGCGAAGAGCTGACTGAGGTGCATCAAGTTCTCTTTCGCGGTGGTGTCTTGATTGTCGAAGGACTGGCGAATCTAAATGAGTTGACTCAGCCGGTGGTCGAGTTCATCGCTTTGCCGCTGCGTATTCTAGGTGGCGATGGTTGCCCCGTTCGTGCAATCGCAATCGAGTATTCGCCCTCACGTTTCGCTAATAGCCACGAGGTGAAATCATGA
- a CDS encoding MFS transporter, with amino-acid sequence MIIRDYAIVLDGSVGHHIAWFIDVGTNGAPTLIAETRIMPMRWFIVLTTFLLSVLLYVDRVCISVAKDSVAADLQLSPTQIGWVFSAFALGYALMQTPGGWLADRLGPRRVLALIVVAWSSCTGLTAAANSYASMLAVRFLFGAGEAGAFPGMSRAVYSWIPMNERGRVQAINFSGSRIGAALTLPLISWLILSWGWRATFVVLMVIGFVWSAIWFAFFRDDPKDAPWLSDQEREHILKTRQQLSEIKSESSAESTSSRSVFTSRTMWALCGQYFASNFVFFFALTWFFPQLKERYGLSGMEAALFSALPLMCGALGCWTSGWLVDRIYNSGRWVLSRRIPAMIGFTLAAIGIVGSSHATTPLSSSVWFSLCIFGADMTLPPSWSTCVDVGRRRAGVISGTMNMAGNIGSFITSLAFPYLLQWTGSPLPYFYVAAGLNFLAIGLWMLADPTKSLDLQDEGASQ; translated from the coding sequence ATGATCATTCGAGATTATGCAATTGTGCTTGATGGATCTGTCGGCCACCATATTGCCTGGTTCATCGACGTCGGCACGAACGGCGCCCCTACCCTTATTGCTGAGACGCGTATCATGCCCATGCGATGGTTCATCGTCCTCACGACTTTCCTGCTGTCGGTGCTTTTGTACGTCGATCGCGTTTGTATCTCGGTAGCGAAGGATTCGGTGGCTGCTGATCTTCAGCTATCTCCGACTCAAATCGGTTGGGTCTTCAGTGCGTTTGCTCTGGGCTATGCCCTGATGCAGACCCCGGGCGGATGGCTCGCGGACCGTCTGGGGCCTCGCCGGGTGCTGGCGTTGATTGTGGTGGCGTGGTCGTCGTGCACCGGATTGACCGCCGCGGCGAACTCCTACGCCTCGATGTTGGCGGTGAGGTTCTTGTTTGGTGCCGGCGAGGCTGGCGCGTTCCCGGGAATGTCGCGTGCGGTTTACTCATGGATTCCGATGAACGAACGCGGACGGGTCCAGGCAATAAATTTCTCGGGTTCAAGAATTGGTGCCGCACTTACCTTGCCGCTGATTTCATGGCTGATCCTATCCTGGGGTTGGCGAGCAACTTTTGTGGTCTTGATGGTGATCGGCTTTGTCTGGTCCGCGATTTGGTTCGCTTTCTTTCGCGATGATCCGAAGGATGCACCCTGGCTTAGCGACCAAGAACGTGAGCACATCCTCAAGACCCGTCAGCAATTGTCTGAAATCAAAAGCGAATCATCAGCGGAGTCAACTTCAAGCAGGTCGGTCTTTACCTCGCGGACGATGTGGGCGCTATGTGGCCAGTATTTTGCTTCTAACTTCGTGTTCTTCTTTGCTTTGACATGGTTCTTTCCACAATTGAAAGAACGCTACGGTTTGTCGGGAATGGAAGCAGCATTATTCTCGGCGTTGCCACTCATGTGCGGAGCGTTGGGTTGCTGGACATCCGGATGGCTGGTTGACCGAATCTACAACTCAGGTCGTTGGGTACTCTCGCGGCGTATTCCCGCGATGATAGGTTTCACGTTAGCGGCGATCGGGATCGTGGGAAGTTCCCACGCAACGACTCCGCTGTCATCGTCGGTTTGGTTTAGCTTGTGCATTTTTGGAGCTGACATGACGTTGCCTCCTTCGTGGAGTACCTGCGTTGATGTTGGTCGTCGACGTGCGGGCGTTATCTCGGGCACGATGAATATGGCTGGCAACATTGGCTCGTTCATCACCAGTTTGGCGTTCCCCTACCTGTTGCAGTGGACGGGGTCACCACTCCCCTACTTTTACGTTGCCGCCGGCTTAAATTTCTTGGCGATTGGTTTGTGGATGTTGGCTGATCCAACGAAGTCGCTTGATTTGCAGGATGAAGGAGCGAGCCAATGA
- a CDS encoding LysR family transcriptional regulator, which translates to MKPRLLDNAASLTVQQIRTFCAVFELGGYADAARELNQTGTTLWEQIKVLQRIYGTELFQRKGRRIEPTTAGKLLHQQLGPILEAIESSFQLVAEQTQAEPTEVRMVTGVRMMLEELGSPLGKFAKQFPNSQLKLMTADNATAQRMVADAVVDVALLIEPPRDALLDGLSIERLYPIEYLAVFPRSHPLAKRSTIRVADLLHEPLIIGNVNTVGRRLLEQAIFRLGLETQLQPAVETDNSAVTMACVRAGMGVGLIAGRHDGNLTKPLTTRTLSKELGQVHMVSITRAGWAPTQAMRRLLESVKEELAGPL; encoded by the coding sequence GTGAAACCACGCCTGCTCGACAACGCCGCGTCCCTGACCGTCCAACAGATCCGCACGTTTTGCGCGGTCTTTGAGCTTGGTGGTTACGCCGATGCGGCGCGTGAACTCAATCAAACTGGCACCACGCTTTGGGAACAGATCAAAGTTCTGCAGCGAATCTATGGGACGGAGCTTTTCCAACGCAAAGGCCGCCGTATCGAACCGACCACCGCCGGCAAGTTATTGCATCAGCAACTCGGCCCCATACTCGAAGCGATCGAATCAAGTTTTCAGCTCGTCGCTGAGCAAACCCAGGCGGAGCCCACTGAGGTACGGATGGTCACCGGCGTGCGAATGATGCTTGAGGAACTCGGTTCACCCCTGGGCAAGTTCGCGAAACAGTTTCCCAATTCTCAGTTGAAGCTGATGACGGCTGATAACGCGACCGCCCAGCGAATGGTCGCGGACGCAGTCGTGGACGTCGCACTACTGATTGAACCCCCTCGCGATGCTTTGCTCGACGGGTTATCAATCGAGCGGTTGTACCCAATCGAATACTTGGCCGTTTTCCCTCGGAGTCATCCGTTAGCGAAACGGTCAACGATTCGAGTGGCTGATCTGCTTCACGAACCGTTGATCATCGGGAACGTGAACACGGTGGGAAGACGATTACTCGAGCAAGCGATTTTCCGCCTTGGATTAGAAACCCAACTTCAGCCAGCCGTTGAAACGGACAATAGCGCCGTGACGATGGCTTGCGTCCGGGCTGGGATGGGAGTCGGACTGATCGCCGGTCGTCACGATGGGAACTTAACCAAACCGTTGACCACACGAACGCTAAGCAAGGAACTTGGGCAAGTTCACATGGTTTCGATCACGCGAGCGGGTTGGGCTCCCACGCAAGCCATGCGGCGATTGCTCGAAAGCGTGAAAGAAGAACTAGCCGGTCCTTTGTAA
- the lpdA gene encoding dihydrolipoyl dehydrogenase yields the protein MNTKRHELVVLGGGPAGYVAAIRAAQLGIDVACIEENDRFGGTCVRVGCIPSKALLESSHLYHEAQHGMSAHGISVADVKFDLAKMMERKVKIVETLTGGIDMLFKKKNVTPYRGRGKFRDVNTIEVTGQDNVQIEADQVLVCSGSHPAKLRSVEEDGERIGNSTTALSFPDVPKRLVVIGGGYIGLELGSVWNRLGSEVIVLEAFDRIMPGIDGELASIAHRTFKKQGIEIRLKTFVESAKRKGDKCIVAIKDGEPIECDRVLLATGRTPATADLGLEAIGLEVDNRGFIPVSENYETSVEGVYAIGDCIGGMMLAHKAMEEAIVCVERMAGIQSHMNYDVIPAIVYTHPEIASVGKTEDELKEAGIEYKKGVCPFGANGRARTLGDVDGRVKILADASNDRVLGVHIIGNRAGDLIAEAAAAMEFGASSEDIARTCHAHPTLSEAVHEAALDVDDRAIHTA from the coding sequence ATGAACACTAAACGTCACGAACTTGTCGTCTTAGGTGGCGGTCCTGCTGGATACGTTGCGGCCATCCGCGCAGCTCAGTTGGGCATCGACGTCGCTTGTATCGAGGAAAACGATCGTTTCGGCGGCACTTGCGTGCGAGTCGGCTGCATTCCCAGCAAGGCATTGCTCGAATCGAGCCATCTCTATCACGAGGCCCAGCACGGAATGTCGGCACACGGAATTTCCGTTGCTGATGTCAAGTTTGACCTCGCAAAGATGATGGAACGAAAGGTGAAGATCGTCGAAACGCTAACCGGCGGCATCGACATGCTTTTCAAAAAGAAGAATGTGACGCCCTATCGTGGCCGAGGAAAATTCCGCGACGTCAATACGATCGAGGTCACCGGTCAAGACAACGTGCAAATCGAAGCCGACCAAGTCCTGGTTTGTTCGGGTAGCCATCCAGCCAAGTTGCGCAGCGTCGAAGAGGATGGCGAACGGATCGGTAACAGCACCACGGCGTTGTCCTTCCCCGATGTGCCTAAGCGTCTAGTCGTTATCGGTGGCGGTTATATCGGTTTAGAACTCGGTAGCGTTTGGAATCGTTTGGGCAGCGAAGTCATTGTGCTTGAAGCGTTTGATCGCATCATGCCCGGCATTGATGGGGAACTCGCCTCGATCGCTCATCGGACCTTCAAAAAGCAAGGCATCGAAATCCGGTTGAAGACGTTCGTCGAGTCGGCCAAACGAAAAGGCGACAAGTGCATCGTCGCAATTAAGGACGGTGAACCAATCGAATGCGACCGAGTGCTCTTGGCGACCGGACGTACACCGGCAACGGCGGACTTGGGACTCGAAGCCATTGGGCTGGAAGTCGACAATCGAGGGTTCATTCCCGTAAGTGAGAACTACGAAACATCGGTCGAAGGAGTCTACGCGATCGGCGATTGCATTGGCGGCATGATGTTGGCGCACAAGGCGATGGAAGAAGCCATCGTTTGCGTGGAACGAATGGCGGGCATTCAAAGCCACATGAACTACGATGTCATTCCCGCGATCGTTTACACCCACCCCGAGATCGCGTCGGTAGGCAAAACCGAAGATGAACTTAAGGAAGCGGGAATCGAGTACAAGAAGGGTGTTTGCCCGTTCGGAGCCAACGGTCGCGCACGCACGCTTGGCGATGTTGATGGTCGCGTGAAAATTCTTGCTGACGCTTCAAACGATCGTGTCCTAGGCGTTCACATCATTGGCAATCGGGCAGGTGATTTGATCGCTGAAGCTGCAGCTGCGATGGAGTTCGGGGCCAGCAGCGAAGACATCGCTCGCACCTGCCATGCTCACCCGACGCTATCGGAAGCGGTTCACGAAGCGGCACTCGATGTCGACGACCGAGCGATTCACACTGCTTAA
- a CDS encoding lysylphosphatidylglycerol synthase domain-containing protein has protein sequence MFSFAVHLLYQVAEGVSFAEFKAALLSVPPLYLCFSAFLIALNYGLLTAYDLLALRYLCRSLPLRRVALVSFLGFSLGNNLGTFLAGAPIRFRFYTRWGLSASQIVVLIAILGLTFWSGLWFLGGVVLVAFPIDLPENVPLPFGTRTLGVILLSLAIGYLIVCSVWKKPWPIGKLHLRLPEPGLMSVQASVAAVDLLISATALYLVLPEDALVPFSTVLSAYLVGIAVSMITQVPGGLGVLEVILAKLLNDSVGAGPLLASLLMFRTLYYLLPLMFGMVTLVGHEIYGGTVEARQAGKG, from the coding sequence GTGTTCAGCTTTGCCGTCCACCTGCTTTATCAGGTGGCCGAAGGCGTCAGCTTTGCCGAGTTCAAGGCAGCGCTACTGAGTGTTCCGCCGCTGTACCTTTGCTTTTCCGCATTCCTCATCGCTCTGAACTATGGATTGCTAACCGCTTACGACTTATTGGCGCTGCGTTACCTGTGCCGATCGCTGCCACTACGGCGGGTCGCCCTGGTTTCGTTTTTGGGATTTTCGCTGGGAAACAACCTGGGCACCTTCTTAGCAGGAGCTCCGATACGATTTCGCTTTTATACGCGTTGGGGACTCTCGGCCAGCCAGATCGTGGTTTTGATCGCAATCCTCGGCCTCACGTTTTGGAGCGGACTTTGGTTCCTTGGTGGTGTCGTGTTGGTGGCGTTTCCAATTGACTTGCCCGAAAACGTACCGTTGCCCTTTGGAACCCGGACCCTTGGGGTAATCCTTCTTTCGTTGGCGATCGGCTACTTGATCGTGTGTTCGGTTTGGAAGAAGCCGTGGCCGATTGGCAAGCTACACCTGCGACTGCCTGAACCGGGATTGATGTCCGTCCAGGCTTCGGTCGCGGCAGTGGACCTGCTGATCTCTGCCACTGCGTTGTACTTAGTGTTGCCTGAGGACGCCTTAGTGCCATTTTCTACGGTATTGTCGGCCTATTTGGTGGGAATCGCTGTTTCGATGATCACCCAGGTTCCGGGCGGACTTGGCGTACTTGAGGTGATATTGGCGAAGTTACTTAACGATTCTGTGGGTGCTGGCCCGCTGCTGGCGTCGCTGCTGATGTTTCGCACCTTGTATTATCTTCTGCCGCTGATGTTTGGAATGGTAACCCTTGTCGGTCATGAGATTTACGGGGGCACCGTGGAGGCTCGCCAGGCTGGCAAGGGCTGA
- a CDS encoding peroxiredoxin codes for MSVLVTQQAPDFKAQAVMPDGQFKEISLSDYKGQYVLLFFWPLDFTFVCPTEIIAFSDRNDDFAKLGVQIIGVSIDSHFTHLAWTNTDRNVGGIGKTAYPLVADLNKQISRDYDVLLDGGVALRGLFLIDKEGVVRHQVVNDLPLGRSVDEALRMVQALQYFEKNGEVCPADWKEGSRTINPDVDKSKDFFNAEYAS; via the coding sequence ATGAGTGTTCTGGTAACCCAACAAGCTCCCGATTTCAAAGCTCAAGCCGTGATGCCCGACGGGCAGTTCAAAGAGATTTCGCTGAGCGATTACAAAGGCCAGTACGTGTTGCTGTTTTTCTGGCCACTCGACTTCACGTTCGTTTGCCCCACTGAAATCATCGCTTTCAGCGATCGCAACGACGACTTTGCCAAACTTGGCGTGCAAATCATCGGCGTTTCGATCGACAGCCACTTCACTCACTTGGCATGGACCAACACCGATCGCAACGTTGGCGGCATTGGCAAAACGGCCTACCCATTGGTTGCCGACTTGAACAAGCAGATTTCACGAGACTACGACGTGCTGCTTGATGGCGGCGTCGCTCTTCGCGGTTTATTCCTGATCGACAAAGAAGGCGTTGTTCGGCACCAAGTTGTTAACGATTTGCCGCTCGGCCGCAGTGTCGACGAAGCTCTTCGAATGGTCCAAGCTCTCCAGTACTTCGAAAAGAACGGCGAAGTTTGCCCTGCAGACTGGAAAGAAGGCAGTCGCACGATCAACCCCGACGTCGACAAGAGCAAGGATTTCTTTAACGCTGAATACGCGTCCTAG
- a CDS encoding linear amide C-N hydrolase, which yields MRKSSIRTVLVTFMVGVAILVSGTAIACTVVRYQVGEDYLVARNHDWLFGEGLVIIEPRGLNRTALTPIRPAKWTSKFGSVSLTQFGRGIPFAGMNEAGLTVDLLQLKSAEFPSATAHDRDTVNVIQWVQYQLDTASSVDEVIASLDSVLPLPLIPNIERVHYFVTDASGGVAIVEFMNGKPVVRRGPEATHCALANTDIESEQKAYSGSPTSRYGQAVCSIQDVQQSPDLDTASTQAFCVLDDVSQDSLTRWSLLYQPKHRRLTFQTEASSSQRWLDLDDFDFASGSPSLSIDVLTDKTGNLRSHFQPITPEDNAAIVNHSFDQYLPPGLGRVAVKQLVLNHAASLRQGEPAGGNH from the coding sequence ATGCGAAAGTCATCAATCCGAACGGTCTTGGTGACCTTCATGGTAGGAGTCGCAATTCTCGTTTCGGGAACTGCGATCGCCTGTACCGTTGTTCGCTATCAGGTTGGCGAAGACTACTTAGTTGCCAGAAACCACGATTGGTTGTTCGGTGAAGGCCTCGTCATCATCGAACCTCGGGGGCTGAACCGCACCGCACTGACCCCGATACGACCGGCGAAGTGGACGTCCAAATTCGGCAGCGTTTCGCTAACTCAATTCGGTCGCGGCATACCGTTCGCCGGAATGAACGAAGCGGGACTTACGGTCGATTTGTTGCAACTTAAGTCAGCGGAGTTTCCCTCTGCGACGGCGCACGACCGTGATACGGTCAACGTGATCCAGTGGGTGCAGTATCAACTCGACACGGCGTCGAGCGTCGATGAAGTCATCGCGAGCTTGGACAGTGTGCTTCCGTTGCCATTGATCCCCAATATCGAACGAGTCCACTACTTCGTCACCGACGCGTCCGGCGGAGTTGCGATCGTCGAGTTCATGAATGGCAAACCGGTCGTTCGACGAGGCCCCGAGGCGACTCACTGCGCCCTCGCCAATACTGACATCGAGAGCGAACAAAAGGCGTACTCGGGATCTCCGACTTCTCGCTATGGTCAGGCCGTTTGCAGTATTCAAGACGTCCAACAATCGCCAGATCTAGATACCGCGTCAACTCAAGCATTCTGCGTACTCGACGATGTATCGCAGGATAGCTTGACGCGATGGAGCCTTCTTTACCAACCTAAGCATCGCCGATTGACCTTTCAGACCGAAGCATCATCGTCGCAGCGTTGGCTTGACCTTGATGATTTTGACTTTGCATCGGGCTCACCTTCGCTTTCGATTGACGTGTTGACCGATAAGACCGGGAATCTTCGATCGCACTTTCAGCCGATCACACCGGAGGACAATGCAGCGATCGTCAATCATTCGTTCGACCAATACCTGCCGCCAGGACTCGGCCGAGTCGCGGTCAAACAATTGGTCCTCAATCATGCCGCCTCGCTGCGGCAAGGCGAACCTGCTGGCGGCAACCACTGA
- a CDS encoding DUF1592 domain-containing protein, which produces MAKSTPTVVWSHLHWALAVLLLQLGVKDSQSAEPNVDRTLPTDFQQKLDNIEDFFGNHCLECHSSDAPAADFDLDSVDLARLAQSPAEHHDERAKMELVFKRVASRQMPPPSHDSNSRPDDETYTRVTHELGDVLDHAARLNPAVPRVDTLRRLTRTEYQNSIRDLLSIEIAAADWLPADESSQGFDNITTRELSPALVSRYLTAAQHVARIAVARPTGIPMGMTVRLPADLTQEHHLDGLPLGTRGGVNIRHTFAESGVYEVAIRLTRDRDEMVEGLFQKHDIDVLVDRDRRDRISVFPPKDGKDYTHVDTNLKSRVNIDAGQHDLAVTFVSQGDSLVEIKRQPFDAAYNRHRHPRQQPAIFEVSVYGPLLDESPASEATHETPTTISRDKIFGNHLEALESAQPSVDEQMAIAEGILRPIMRSAYRREIEPADVVVPMQFFRNAIETNITTNQQAKVTSLNQDRWRIRFDMGIETALSSILVNPHFFLRTEAEVQQDVAAEPISDQELATRLSFFLWSSIPDAELLDLAKAKRLHEPEILRHQVHRMLADPKSDSLVNNFASQWLHLRNLDSIAPDLRQFPDFDENLRRAFRRETELLFEHVKKHDLSVLKLIDSDITFLNDRLAKHYGIAGIRGNHFREVSLRDDPTPEKARRGGLLRQGSILSVTSYATRTSPTIRGNWVLKNLLGTPPPPPPPNVPALKEKSATIAETVRERLALHRSDSACASCHDLIDPVGFALDRFDAVGRWRAYDGDLAVDASGVLPDGTPVTGVGDLEASLLGNPDQFVSAMAEKLMTFGLGRGVDYRDAATIRNVVASSRANEYQFSSIIQAIVASDAFLKRSPNQESNVRGETDDE; this is translated from the coding sequence ATGGCAAAATCAACTCCTACCGTTGTTTGGTCGCACCTTCACTGGGCACTCGCCGTACTGTTACTTCAGCTCGGCGTGAAAGATTCCCAGTCCGCAGAACCCAACGTTGACCGTACTTTACCTACGGATTTCCAGCAAAAGCTGGACAATATCGAGGACTTCTTCGGCAACCATTGCCTGGAATGTCACTCATCCGACGCCCCCGCCGCAGACTTCGATCTCGACAGCGTTGACCTCGCCCGACTCGCACAATCACCGGCCGAACATCACGACGAGCGGGCAAAAATGGAGCTTGTCTTCAAGCGCGTAGCGTCACGCCAAATGCCGCCGCCGAGTCACGACAGTAATTCTCGCCCTGACGACGAAACCTATACGCGTGTCACTCACGAACTCGGTGACGTCCTTGATCATGCTGCCCGGCTCAATCCTGCGGTTCCGCGAGTCGATACGCTACGCCGACTCACTCGCACCGAGTATCAAAACTCGATCCGCGACTTGCTATCCATCGAGATTGCGGCGGCTGATTGGCTGCCGGCCGATGAATCGAGCCAGGGATTCGACAACATTACCACGCGAGAGCTTTCGCCGGCATTGGTAAGCCGCTACCTAACGGCGGCTCAGCACGTTGCCCGAATTGCGGTGGCCCGGCCAACGGGAATTCCAATGGGAATGACCGTCCGTTTGCCAGCGGACTTGACTCAAGAACATCACCTCGACGGATTGCCGTTGGGAACACGGGGTGGAGTCAACATCCGCCATACGTTTGCCGAGTCAGGCGTGTACGAGGTCGCGATTCGCTTGACTCGCGACCGAGACGAAATGGTGGAAGGGCTTTTTCAGAAACACGATATCGATGTGCTTGTGGACCGTGATCGTCGCGATCGCATTTCCGTGTTCCCACCGAAAGACGGCAAAGACTACACGCATGTTGATACCAATTTGAAATCCAGGGTGAACATTGATGCGGGACAGCACGACCTTGCCGTCACCTTTGTTAGCCAAGGCGATTCACTCGTCGAGATTAAACGTCAACCCTTTGATGCCGCGTACAATCGCCATCGACACCCGCGGCAGCAACCGGCGATCTTTGAAGTTTCGGTATACGGTCCGCTTCTTGACGAGAGCCCTGCTTCGGAAGCAACCCATGAAACGCCAACCACAATCAGTCGCGATAAGATTTTCGGCAATCACTTAGAAGCACTGGAATCGGCTCAACCATCGGTTGACGAACAAATGGCGATCGCGGAAGGAATCTTGCGTCCTATCATGCGATCTGCCTATCGACGGGAAATCGAGCCTGCTGATGTTGTCGTGCCGATGCAGTTTTTCCGGAACGCAATCGAAACGAACATCACGACGAACCAGCAGGCTAAGGTCACAAGCCTGAACCAAGATCGCTGGCGAATTCGGTTTGACATGGGAATCGAAACCGCGCTTTCGTCGATTCTCGTCAACCCTCACTTTTTCTTGCGAACCGAGGCGGAAGTTCAACAAGACGTCGCTGCGGAGCCAATTAGCGACCAAGAACTCGCCACGCGGTTGTCGTTCTTCTTGTGGTCAAGCATTCCGGACGCTGAACTGTTGGACTTGGCGAAGGCCAAACGGTTGCACGAACCGGAAATCTTGCGGCATCAGGTTCACCGCATGTTGGCCGACCCCAAATCCGATAGCTTGGTGAATAATTTCGCAAGCCAGTGGTTGCACCTGCGAAACCTGGATTCGATCGCTCCTGATTTGCGTCAGTTCCCCGACTTTGACGAGAACCTTCGCCGGGCGTTTCGTCGCGAGACAGAATTGCTTTTTGAACACGTGAAGAAGCATGACCTGAGCGTCTTGAAGTTAATCGACAGCGACATCACTTTTTTGAACGATCGACTGGCCAAGCACTACGGAATCGCGGGGATTAGGGGAAACCACTTTCGCGAAGTCAGCTTACGCGACGATCCCACACCGGAAAAAGCTCGTCGTGGCGGCTTGCTTCGACAGGGCAGTATCTTGTCGGTGACCTCATACGCGACGCGAACCTCGCCTACGATTCGCGGCAATTGGGTGCTCAAGAATCTGCTTGGCACGCCACCGCCTCCCCCACCGCCAAACGTACCAGCCCTCAAGGAGAAGTCTGCTACGATCGCGGAAACGGTACGCGAACGGTTGGCATTGCATCGAAGCGACTCGGCATGCGCGAGTTGCCACGATCTGATCGATCCGGTCGGGTTTGCACTCGATCGATTTGATGCGGTGGGACGCTGGAGAGCTTATGATGGTGACTTAGCGGTCGACGCTTCGGGCGTACTACCCGATGGCACGCCCGTGACCGGTGTCGGTGATCTTGAAGCAAGCCTGCTAGGGAATCCCGACCAGTTCGTTTCGGCCATGGCCGAAAAGTTGATGACATTTGGACTCGGTAGAGGCGTTGACTATCGCGATGCAGCGACGATACGAAACGTGGTCGCATCATCAAGAGCAAACGAGTACCAATTTTCGTCAATCATTCAAGCGATCGTTGCAAGTGACGCGTTTCTTAAACGCAGCCCAAACCAAGAGTCAAACGTCCGCGGAGAAACCGATGATGAGTGA